From the genome of Amylibacter sp. IMCC11727:
CTCGGCACATTCTTGTGGAAACGCGGAGATGGGGCTGTCATTGACGGTGCGCTCAATGGGTTGGCCATGACAATCGTGCCTTGGTTCACGCGTCTGGCTGGACGTGCGCAATCTGGCTATCTGTTCCACTATGCTTTCGCGATGTTCGTGGGATTGGCCGCTATTATTACATGGTTCGCAATCGGTGGAGGTTCACACTGATGGATAATCTTCTTTCTGTCGTCACCTTCCTGCCGTTGCTGGGGGCCATCATCCTTGCGGTGTTCCTGCGTGGAACAGATGCGGCTGCGCAAAAGAACGCCAAGTTGGTGGCATTGGTTGTCACAATTGCAACCTTCATCATTTCCATTGCGATCTACACGCAGTTTGATCCCAACAACACGGGCTTTCAGCTGGTTGAAGAATACGAATGGTTCGGCGGCCTAACGTATAAACTGGGCGTTGACGGTATTTCGGTGCTGTTCGTTCTACTGACTACATTCCTGATGCCGATTGTGATTGGCGCCTGCTGGTTGGTGACGGATCGCGTCAAAGAGTACATGATCCTGTTCCTAATCCTTGAAACGTTGATGATCGCAGTGTTCTGTGCGCTTGATCTGATCCTGTTCTATGTGGTGTTCGAGGCAGGTCTGATCCCGATGTTCCTTATTGTGGGCATTTGGGGGGGACAAAACCGCATCTATGCGGCGTTCAAGTTCTTCCTCTACACACTGTTCGGCTCCGTTTTGATGCTGGTTGCGATGCTTGCCATGTGGTGGGATGCAGGTACGACGGATATTCCGACATTGCTGAACCACACCTTCGCATCAGAATCATTCTCAATCGCGGGTGTAACAGTAGTGGGCGGTATGCAAACGCTGCTGTTCCTTGCTTTCTTTGCCAGCTTTGCGGTGAAGATGCCGATGTGGCCTGTTCACACATGGTTGCCAGATGCACACGTGCAGGCCCCGACAGCGGGTTCCGTGGTGCTGGCGGCGATCCTGTTGAAAATGGGCGGCTATGGCTTCTTGCGGTTCAGCTTACCGATGTTCCCGGTGGCCGCCGATGCGCTCGCGACCTTTGTGATGACCTTGTCTGTGATTGCCATTATCTACACCTCCCTTGTGGCGATGATGCAGGAAGACATGAAAAAGCTGATTGCCTATTCATCTGTGGCGCACATGGGTTTTGTAACCATGGGGATTTTCACACTGAACCAACAGGGCCTTGATGGCGCGATTTTCCAAATGATCAGCCACGGCTTTATCTCGGGGGCATTGTTCCTCGGGGTTGGGGTGATCTATGATCGGATGCACACCCGCGATATTGATGCCTATGGCGGCCTTGTGGTGCGTATGCCTGCCTATGCGCTGGTGTTTATGCTGTTCACCATGGCCAATGTTGGTTTGCCTGGCACGTCTGGTTTTGTTGGGGAATTCCTGACACTGACCGCCGCGTTTAAGGCGAACACTTGGATCGCCTTTGGGGCCACAACGGGTGTGATCCTATCTGCGGCTTATGCGCTTTGGCTTTATCGTCGGGTTGTCTTTGGCGACCTGATCAAAGAAAGCCTGAAAGGCATCACCGACATGGATCGCCGCGAACGCCTGATGATGGCGCCGCTGGTGGTGATGACTTTGCTGCTTGGGATTTATCCCGCGTTGGTGCTTGATCTGATCGGCCCAT
Proteins encoded in this window:
- a CDS encoding NADH-quinone oxidoreductase subunit M, translating into MDNLLSVVTFLPLLGAIILAVFLRGTDAAAQKNAKLVALVVTIATFIISIAIYTQFDPNNTGFQLVEEYEWFGGLTYKLGVDGISVLFVLLTTFLMPIVIGACWLVTDRVKEYMILFLILETLMIAVFCALDLILFYVVFEAGLIPMFLIVGIWGGQNRIYAAFKFFLYTLFGSVLMLVAMLAMWWDAGTTDIPTLLNHTFASESFSIAGVTVVGGMQTLLFLAFFASFAVKMPMWPVHTWLPDAHVQAPTAGSVVLAAILLKMGGYGFLRFSLPMFPVAADALATFVMTLSVIAIIYTSLVAMMQEDMKKLIAYSSVAHMGFVTMGIFTLNQQGLDGAIFQMISHGFISGALFLGVGVIYDRMHTRDIDAYGGLVVRMPAYALVFMLFTMANVGLPGTSGFVGEFLTLTAAFKANTWIAFGATTGVILSAAYALWLYRRVVFGDLIKESLKGITDMDRRERLMMAPLVVMTLLLGIYPALVLDLIGPSVSALVEHVQSATPETVTAAVSKASH